In one Hypanus sabinus isolate sHypSab1 chromosome 11, sHypSab1.hap1, whole genome shotgun sequence genomic region, the following are encoded:
- the scyl3 gene encoding protein-associating with the carboxyl-terminal domain of ezrin isoform X1 — translation MGAESSAARTPRLEEPPVTLPGGLSVYRATLDEEQLASVFVYQRSNEDTVNKAAKHLKTLRHPCLLRFLSSTIEADGIHLVTERVQPLHMVLEDVSADEICAGIYDILQALIFLHDRGKLSHNNICISSVFVSEDGHWKLGGMETMCHFSQASPEFLSSIKSLRDLSGIAPEEQSSGFQILPESHGHARDAYSFGMMVAKLLPLLNDMVAEHLLAKFQETLNATLLNPDPMQRLCLRSLLSHAFFSRNEFLEIVNFLQSLTLKTEEEKNEFFKFLLDRVQALPESLMASRLVPQLLTPLVFAEPVAIKSFLPHLLRPKTDASGDEFNCLLSPNAFREHVIPVLLKLFSVREEHVRMVLLAHLDTYADLFSLEDLQEIILPQILLGLRDTSNTLVSGTLSSLAVLVPLLGAEVVVGGERAKIFKRATPNFKSTEITPEGSPTHVINSNEHLSTLALSNSVKPFSKKLELEKKRTTGREKVRANFSENPQPAKFQLLTTQAQYKEQAAIMSIIGNHRNEILGVDSAQSSMHTHKCAEDWPDWSKPDNNEILLESKKDCILAENNFGNITLDDEPWDNFETENGQSNAITEEQAVKPHISNLSPFGNKSQSKGMKLSSALKIHSEMPGESWKNNCKQHKVLVEEKKKTNSITQIPSRQRTTIKKASLHDELGEEFTISVKKRPERDPELDLFADMIPDIKLSSTGLLVPTQGSQLAGSAKETEVASRGTEVLTDRDNSQTLALASKFAATDTVEMETEGWDDDLNWEDNTW, via the exons ATGGGAGCGGAGAGCAGTGCGGCGAGGACCCCCCGTCTGGAAGAGCCGCCGGTAACCTTGCCCGGTGGTCTCAGCGTTTACCGAGCGACGCTGGACGAAGAACAGCTGGCATCCGTGTTCGTCTATCAGCGGAGTAACGAGGACACTGTCAACAAGGCCGCTAAG CATCTGAAAACCTTGCGTCACCCATGCCTGCTGAGGTTCTTATCGAGCACAATTGAAGCTGATGGCATCCACTTGGTTACTGAGCGAGTGCAGCCCCTGCATATGGTGCTGGAAGATGTCTCTGCAGATGAGATCTGTGCTGGAATTTATGACATCCTTCAAGCACTTATTTTCCTCCATGACCGG GGGAAACTGAGCCACAATAACATATGTATTtcatctgtgtttgtgagtgaggATGGTCACTGGAAGCTGGGAGGAATGGAGACAATGTGTCATTTCTCTCAAGCATCTCCTGAG TTCctgtccagtatcaagtcattgAGAGATCTGAGTGGAATAGCTCCAGAGGAACAG TCCTCAGGTTTTCAGATTCTTCCTGAATCGCATGGACATGCCCGAGATGCTTACTCATTTGGGATGATGGTTGCAAAACTCCTACCTTTGCTTAATGATATGG TTGCAGAACATTTGCTCGCAAAATTCCAGGAAACTTTAAATGCCACTCTTCTTAACCCAGACCCGATGCAACGGCTATGTTTACGTAGTTTATTGTCTCATGCATTCTTCAG CAGGAATGAATTCTTGGAAATTGTAAATTTCTTACAAAGTTTGACACTaaaaactgaagaagaaaagaatGAGTTTTTCAA ATTTCTGTTGGATCGAGTCCAGGCCTTGCCTGAAAGTCTTATGGCTTCTCGTCTGGTGCCACAATTGCTAACTCCACTGGTCTTTGCAGAACCAGTGgcaatcaaaagctttcttcctcACCTCCTCAGGCCAAAGACAG ATGCATCTGGTGATGAATTCAATTGCCTCCTGTCACCCAATGCCTTTCGAGAGCATGTGATCCCTGTTCTGTTGAAACTCTTTAGCGTGCGGGAGGAGCATGTACGAATGGTGCTCTTGGCTCACCTAGACACTTATGCAGATCTTTTCTCACTTGAAGACCTACAAGAAATTATTCTTCCACAG ATATTGTTAGGACTGAGAGATACTAGCAACACGCTGGTATCAGGAACACTTTCCAGCCTTGCAGTATTGGTGCCACTTCTTGGAGCTGAGGTGGTAGTTGGAGGTGAAAGAGCAAAGATCTTCAAACGGGCCACACCCAACTTCAAATCAACTGAGATAACCCCTGAAG GTTCCCCTACACATGTGATCAACAGTAATGAACATCTCAGTACACTGGCTTTAAGTAATTCTGTCAAACCATTTTCAAAGAAGTTGGAATTGGAGAAGAAGCGTACAACTGGGAGGGAGAAAGTCCGAGCAAACTTCTCTGAAAATCCCCAGCCTGCCAAGTTTCAGCTATTGACAACACAAG CCCAGTATAAAGAACAAGCAGCCATAATGTCCATTATTGGTAATCACAGGAATGAAATTTTGGGCGTTGATAGTGCACAAAGCTCAATGCACACCCACAAATGTGCAGAAGATTGGCCAGACTGGAGCAAGCCAGACAACAATGAAATACTGCTTGAGTCTAAAAAAGATTGCATTCTTGCAGAAAACAATTTTGGGAATATTACATTGGATGACGAACCATGGGATAACTTTGAAACTGAAAATGGTCAATCTAATGCAATAACAGAGGAACAGGCAGTTAAACCACATATATCTAATTTATCTCCTTTTGGGAATAAATCTCAGTCTAAGGGCATGAAACTTTCTTCAGCACTGAAAATCCATTCAGAAATGCCTGGTGAGAGTTGGAAGAATAACTGTAAACAGCACAAGGttttggtagaagaaaagaaaaaaacaaactcTATTACACAGATACCCTCCAGGCAGAGGACCACAATAAAGAAAGCATCTTTGCATGATGAGCTGGGAGAGGAATTCACCATTAGTGTCAAGAAACGGCCAGAGAGAGACCCTGAACTAGATCTCTTTGCTGATATGATACCGGATATTAAACTGTCTTCCACTGGCTTGTTAGTGCCAACACAGGGATCACAATTGGCTGGTTCTGCCAAAGAAACTGAAGTAGCTTCAAGAGGTACAGAGGTGTTGACAGACAGAGACAATTCACAAACTTTAGCACTTGCATCAAAGTTTGCTGCAACAGACACAGTTGAG
- the scyl3 gene encoding protein-associating with the carboxyl-terminal domain of ezrin isoform X2 — translation MGAESSAARTPRLEEPPVTLPGGLSVYRATLDEEQLASVFVYQRSNEDTVNKAAKHLKTLRHPCLLRFLSSTIEADGIHLVTERVQPLHMVLEDVSADEICAGIYDILQALIFLHDRGKLSHNNICISSVFVSEDGHWKLGGMETMCHFSQASPEFLSSIKSLRDLSGIAPEEQSSGFQILPESHGHARDAYSFGMMVAKLLPLLNDMVAEHLLAKFQETLNATLLNPDPMQRLCLRSLLSHAFFRNEFLEIVNFLQSLTLKTEEEKNEFFKFLLDRVQALPESLMASRLVPQLLTPLVFAEPVAIKSFLPHLLRPKTDASGDEFNCLLSPNAFREHVIPVLLKLFSVREEHVRMVLLAHLDTYADLFSLEDLQEIILPQILLGLRDTSNTLVSGTLSSLAVLVPLLGAEVVVGGERAKIFKRATPNFKSTEITPEGSPTHVINSNEHLSTLALSNSVKPFSKKLELEKKRTTGREKVRANFSENPQPAKFQLLTTQAQYKEQAAIMSIIGNHRNEILGVDSAQSSMHTHKCAEDWPDWSKPDNNEILLESKKDCILAENNFGNITLDDEPWDNFETENGQSNAITEEQAVKPHISNLSPFGNKSQSKGMKLSSALKIHSEMPGESWKNNCKQHKVLVEEKKKTNSITQIPSRQRTTIKKASLHDELGEEFTISVKKRPERDPELDLFADMIPDIKLSSTGLLVPTQGSQLAGSAKETEVASRGTEVLTDRDNSQTLALASKFAATDTVEMETEGWDDDLNWEDNTW, via the exons ATGGGAGCGGAGAGCAGTGCGGCGAGGACCCCCCGTCTGGAAGAGCCGCCGGTAACCTTGCCCGGTGGTCTCAGCGTTTACCGAGCGACGCTGGACGAAGAACAGCTGGCATCCGTGTTCGTCTATCAGCGGAGTAACGAGGACACTGTCAACAAGGCCGCTAAG CATCTGAAAACCTTGCGTCACCCATGCCTGCTGAGGTTCTTATCGAGCACAATTGAAGCTGATGGCATCCACTTGGTTACTGAGCGAGTGCAGCCCCTGCATATGGTGCTGGAAGATGTCTCTGCAGATGAGATCTGTGCTGGAATTTATGACATCCTTCAAGCACTTATTTTCCTCCATGACCGG GGGAAACTGAGCCACAATAACATATGTATTtcatctgtgtttgtgagtgaggATGGTCACTGGAAGCTGGGAGGAATGGAGACAATGTGTCATTTCTCTCAAGCATCTCCTGAG TTCctgtccagtatcaagtcattgAGAGATCTGAGTGGAATAGCTCCAGAGGAACAG TCCTCAGGTTTTCAGATTCTTCCTGAATCGCATGGACATGCCCGAGATGCTTACTCATTTGGGATGATGGTTGCAAAACTCCTACCTTTGCTTAATGATATGG TTGCAGAACATTTGCTCGCAAAATTCCAGGAAACTTTAAATGCCACTCTTCTTAACCCAGACCCGATGCAACGGCTATGTTTACGTAGTTTATTGTCTCATGCATTCTTCAG GAATGAATTCTTGGAAATTGTAAATTTCTTACAAAGTTTGACACTaaaaactgaagaagaaaagaatGAGTTTTTCAA ATTTCTGTTGGATCGAGTCCAGGCCTTGCCTGAAAGTCTTATGGCTTCTCGTCTGGTGCCACAATTGCTAACTCCACTGGTCTTTGCAGAACCAGTGgcaatcaaaagctttcttcctcACCTCCTCAGGCCAAAGACAG ATGCATCTGGTGATGAATTCAATTGCCTCCTGTCACCCAATGCCTTTCGAGAGCATGTGATCCCTGTTCTGTTGAAACTCTTTAGCGTGCGGGAGGAGCATGTACGAATGGTGCTCTTGGCTCACCTAGACACTTATGCAGATCTTTTCTCACTTGAAGACCTACAAGAAATTATTCTTCCACAG ATATTGTTAGGACTGAGAGATACTAGCAACACGCTGGTATCAGGAACACTTTCCAGCCTTGCAGTATTGGTGCCACTTCTTGGAGCTGAGGTGGTAGTTGGAGGTGAAAGAGCAAAGATCTTCAAACGGGCCACACCCAACTTCAAATCAACTGAGATAACCCCTGAAG GTTCCCCTACACATGTGATCAACAGTAATGAACATCTCAGTACACTGGCTTTAAGTAATTCTGTCAAACCATTTTCAAAGAAGTTGGAATTGGAGAAGAAGCGTACAACTGGGAGGGAGAAAGTCCGAGCAAACTTCTCTGAAAATCCCCAGCCTGCCAAGTTTCAGCTATTGACAACACAAG CCCAGTATAAAGAACAAGCAGCCATAATGTCCATTATTGGTAATCACAGGAATGAAATTTTGGGCGTTGATAGTGCACAAAGCTCAATGCACACCCACAAATGTGCAGAAGATTGGCCAGACTGGAGCAAGCCAGACAACAATGAAATACTGCTTGAGTCTAAAAAAGATTGCATTCTTGCAGAAAACAATTTTGGGAATATTACATTGGATGACGAACCATGGGATAACTTTGAAACTGAAAATGGTCAATCTAATGCAATAACAGAGGAACAGGCAGTTAAACCACATATATCTAATTTATCTCCTTTTGGGAATAAATCTCAGTCTAAGGGCATGAAACTTTCTTCAGCACTGAAAATCCATTCAGAAATGCCTGGTGAGAGTTGGAAGAATAACTGTAAACAGCACAAGGttttggtagaagaaaagaaaaaaacaaactcTATTACACAGATACCCTCCAGGCAGAGGACCACAATAAAGAAAGCATCTTTGCATGATGAGCTGGGAGAGGAATTCACCATTAGTGTCAAGAAACGGCCAGAGAGAGACCCTGAACTAGATCTCTTTGCTGATATGATACCGGATATTAAACTGTCTTCCACTGGCTTGTTAGTGCCAACACAGGGATCACAATTGGCTGGTTCTGCCAAAGAAACTGAAGTAGCTTCAAGAGGTACAGAGGTGTTGACAGACAGAGACAATTCACAAACTTTAGCACTTGCATCAAAGTTTGCTGCAACAGACACAGTTGAG